From the genome of Burkholderia cepacia ATCC 25416:
GGTCTACGTCGCGCCCGGCAATGGCGGCACGGCACAGGACGAGCGTCTGAAGAACGTCGACATCACGGCGCTCGACGAACTCGCCGATTTCGCGGAAAGCGAAGGCGTCGCGTTCACGCTCGTCGGGCCGGAAGCGCCGCTCGCGGCCGGTATCGTCAACCTGTTCCGCGCACGCGGCCTGAAGGTCTTCGGCCCGACCCGCGAAGCCGCGCAGCTCGAAAGCTCGAAGGATTTCGCGAAGGCGTTCATGAAGCGCCACGGCATCCCGACCGCCGAGTACGAAACGTTCTCCGACGTGGCCGCCGCGCACGCGTACATCGACGCGAAGGGTGCCCCGATCGTCGTGAAGGCCGACGGCCTCGCGGCCGGCAAGGGTGTCGTCGTCGCGATGACGCTGGAAGAAGCGCATCAGGCCGTCGACATGATGCTGTCGGGCAACAAGCTGGGCGACGCCGGCGCGCGCGTCGTGATCGAGGAATTCCTCGACGGCGAGGAAGCCAGCTTCATCGTGATGGTCGACGGCAAGCACGCGCTGGCGCTGGCTTCCAGCCAGGACCACAAGCGCCTGCTCGACGAGGATCGCGGCCCGAACACCGGCGGCATGGGCGCGTATTCGCCCGCGCCGATCGTCACGCCGCAGATGCACGCACGCGTGATGCGCGAGATCATCATGCCGACCGTGCGCGGGATGGAGAAGGACGGCATCCGCTTCACGGGCTTCCTGTATGCGGGCCTGATGATCGACAAGGAAGGCAATCCGCGCACGCTCGAGTTCAACTGCCGGATGGGCGACCCGGAAACGCAGCCGATCATGGCGCGCCTGAAGAGCGATTTCTCGAAGGTCGTCGAGCAGGCGATCGCGGGTACGCTCGACACGGTCGAGCTCGACTGGGACCGCCGCACCGCGCTCGGCGTCGTGCTGGCCGCGCACGGTTATCCGGACGCGCCGCGCAAGGGCGACCGCATCAACGGGATCCCGGCCGAGACCGAACAGGCGGTCACGTTCCATGCGGGCACGACGCTCGACGGCGACAAGCTGACGACGTCCGGCGGCCGCGTGCTGTGCGTGGTCGGCCTCGCCGATTCGGTGCGCGAAGCGCAGCAGCATGCGTACGACACGATCAACCAGATCAATTTCGAAGGCATGCAGTACCGCCGCGACATCGGCTTCCGCGCGCTCAACCGCAAGAGCGCGTAACGTTGCAACCGCCGCCCCGCCCTCGCGCGGCGGCGGGTCCTCTGCCGGGGTTCGATAGAATGCCCGGCAGATGCCTTTTTTACGGCCCCCGCTTCGCACGGGGGCACCCAGTCCAGACATGACCGATTCGACCTACGACGTGACGCGCGTGCGCACGTACCTCCAGGGCCTGCAGACACGCATCGCCGACGCGCTCGGCGCGCTCGACGGCACGCCGCTCGCGACCGATGCGTGGCAGCGCGGGCCGCAAGAGCGCCTGCGCGGCGGCGGCTGCACGCGGATTCTCGAAGGCGGCCGCGTGTTCGAGCGCGCGGGGATCGGTTTTTCCGACGTCGCGGGCGACGCGCTGCCGCCGTCGGCGAGCGCCGCGCGTCCGCAGCTGGCCGGCCGCGGCTTCGAGGCGCTCGGCGTGTCGCTGGTGCTGCACCCGCGCAATCCGTACTGCCCGACCGTGCACATGAACGTGCGGATGCTGATCGCGACGAAACCCGGCGAGGCGCCGGTCTTCTGGTTCGGCGGCGGGATGGATCTGACACCGGTTTATCCGTTCGAGGACGACGCGCGGCATTTCCACCAGACCTGCAAGGACGCGCTCGATCCGTTCGGCGCCGAGCTTTATCCGCGTTTCAAGGCGTGGTGCGACGAGTATTTCTTCCTGAAGCACCGCAACGAGACGCGCGGTGTCGGCGGGATCTTCTTCGACGATTTCTCCGAGCCCGGATTCGAACGCTCGTTTGAGATGATGCAAGGCGTCGGCGACGCGTTCCTGAACGCCTACCTGCCGATCGTCGAGCGTCGTGCCACGCTGCCATACGGCGAGCGCGAACGCGACT
Proteins encoded in this window:
- the hemF gene encoding oxygen-dependent coproporphyrinogen oxidase, whose product is MTDSTYDVTRVRTYLQGLQTRIADALGALDGTPLATDAWQRGPQERLRGGGCTRILEGGRVFERAGIGFSDVAGDALPPSASAARPQLAGRGFEALGVSLVLHPRNPYCPTVHMNVRMLIATKPGEAPVFWFGGGMDLTPVYPFEDDARHFHQTCKDALDPFGAELYPRFKAWCDEYFFLKHRNETRGVGGIFFDDFSEPGFERSFEMMQGVGDAFLNAYLPIVERRATLPYGERERDFQAYRRGRYVEFNLVFDRGTLFGLQSGGRTESILMSMPPVANWRYNWQPEPGSPEARLSEFLVPRDWV
- the purD gene encoding phosphoribosylamine--glycine ligase, which produces MKLLVVGSGGREHALAWKLAQSPRVQMVYVAPGNGGTAQDERLKNVDITALDELADFAESEGVAFTLVGPEAPLAAGIVNLFRARGLKVFGPTREAAQLESSKDFAKAFMKRHGIPTAEYETFSDVAAAHAYIDAKGAPIVVKADGLAAGKGVVVAMTLEEAHQAVDMMLSGNKLGDAGARVVIEEFLDGEEASFIVMVDGKHALALASSQDHKRLLDEDRGPNTGGMGAYSPAPIVTPQMHARVMREIIMPTVRGMEKDGIRFTGFLYAGLMIDKEGNPRTLEFNCRMGDPETQPIMARLKSDFSKVVEQAIAGTLDTVELDWDRRTALGVVLAAHGYPDAPRKGDRINGIPAETEQAVTFHAGTTLDGDKLTTSGGRVLCVVGLADSVREAQQHAYDTINQINFEGMQYRRDIGFRALNRKSA